Proteins encoded by one window of Mariniplasma anaerobium:
- the dxr gene encoding 1-deoxy-D-xylulose-5-phosphate reductoisomerase, which produces MKNIYLLGSTGSIGTQSLDVLKKHKNDFKLIGCSLGSDESKNKNILSTFKPEIACLRFENQIKTYEKEFPMITFVSGDQGLIDLVRYPKQGLVINALSGSTGLIPTIEAIKTSKDIALANKETLVMAGDIVKEYLNKFNVKLFPIDSEHSALWQTIDHEDKLSIRKIVITASGGSFRDFTREELKNVTKKQALNHPNWEMGAKITIDSATMMNKGLEVIEAHHLFDLDYDAIETILHKESVVHGLTYFIDGTIKASLSVSDMRIPIAHALFYPKRVSYDKQLELTNLSFKPMDYQRFPLLKLAYEVGRKGGILPTVMNAANEAAVKLFLDEKINFLDIETIVFDYVAKTANIKMPTLEEIKEVNQNIQDEIIRKYEKR; this is translated from the coding sequence ATGAAAAATATTTATCTTTTAGGATCAACAGGATCTATTGGAACGCAAAGTTTAGATGTTTTAAAAAAACACAAGAATGATTTTAAACTCATTGGGTGTTCTTTGGGCTCTGATGAGTCAAAAAATAAGAATATATTAAGCACATTTAAGCCAGAAATTGCATGTCTAAGATTTGAAAATCAAATAAAAACATATGAAAAAGAATTTCCAATGATAACATTTGTATCAGGTGATCAAGGATTAATTGATTTAGTTAGATATCCTAAACAAGGATTGGTTATTAATGCATTATCAGGTTCGACTGGTTTAATACCAACCATTGAAGCAATTAAAACAAGTAAGGATATTGCACTAGCTAATAAAGAAACATTAGTCATGGCTGGAGACATTGTTAAAGAATATCTTAATAAATTTAATGTCAAATTGTTTCCTATTGATAGTGAACACTCTGCATTATGGCAAACAATTGATCATGAAGACAAACTTTCAATTAGAAAAATAGTGATAACTGCGAGTGGTGGATCATTTAGAGATTTCACTAGAGAAGAGCTTAAAAACGTCACAAAAAAACAAGCGCTAAACCATCCAAATTGGGAAATGGGTGCTAAAATAACTATTGATAGTGCAACAATGATGAACAAAGGATTAGAGGTCATTGAAGCACATCATCTATTTGACTTAGATTATGATGCCATAGAAACCATACTCCACAAAGAAAGTGTAGTACACGGACTTACCTATTTTATAGATGGGACCATTAAAGCTAGTTTAAGTGTTTCAGATATGAGAATTCCAATTGCACATGCACTTTTTTATCCAAAAAGAGTATCATATGATAAACAATTAGAATTAACTAACTTATCATTTAAGCCTATGGATTATCAAAGATTTCCTTTATTGAAGCTTGCTTATGAAGTAGGAAGAAAAGGTGGAATCTTACCAACAGTTATGAATGCAGCAAACGAAGCTGCAGTTAAATTATTTTTAGATGAGAAAATAAATTTCTTGGACATTGAGACAATCGTATTTGATTATGTAGCTAAGACAGCAAACATAAAGATGCCTACATTAGAAGAAATCAAAGAAGTAAATCAAAACATTCAAGATGAAATTATAAGAAAGTACGAGAAGAGGTAG
- a CDS encoding phosphatidate cytidylyltransferase, producing the protein MKKRMITGAVLALVLIPTVSFEIFLGIFQVLMILFVVIATTEMIRMYETEKKFQLLPKIGIVLLTLGTFFSVGGVMGDLEHNPLEANGLLSITIPLITLILFSFLVLFKNFNGLDVGKALTIINYVGLGAASIVILRFLGVRFIVYLLLITSATDIFAYLFGVKYGKHKLAPHISPKKSWEGAIAGTIFATIIASSFALFYGQFFQVGTVLGDFLNSGGQMTLLDNFSSLGERTPVWVQGLIIVPITMVASIFAQIGDLVASRLKRTYNIKDFGNILPGHGGLLDRFDSVLFVALFLTSIFLLIYRLFPAVIL; encoded by the coding sequence ATGAAAAAAAGAATGATAACAGGTGCCGTACTTGCATTAGTATTAATACCTACTGTTAGTTTCGAAATATTTTTAGGAATATTTCAAGTTTTAATGATTTTATTTGTTGTGATTGCAACAACTGAAATGATTAGAATGTATGAAACAGAAAAGAAATTTCAATTATTACCAAAGATAGGTATTGTTCTTTTAACCTTAGGAACGTTCTTTAGTGTTGGTGGAGTTATGGGAGATTTAGAACATAATCCTTTAGAAGCTAATGGGTTATTAAGTATTACCATACCTTTGATCACATTAATACTTTTTAGTTTCTTAGTATTATTTAAAAATTTTAATGGTCTTGATGTTGGTAAGGCTTTGACAATTATTAATTATGTTGGACTAGGTGCTGCATCAATTGTTATATTAAGATTTTTAGGTGTTAGATTTATTGTTTACCTACTATTAATCACATCAGCAACTGATATTTTTGCATATTTATTTGGAGTAAAATATGGTAAGCATAAACTTGCTCCTCATATAAGTCCTAAAAAATCATGGGAAGGTGCGATTGCAGGAACAATATTTGCAACAATTATTGCATCATCATTTGCTTTATTTTATGGTCAATTCTTTCAAGTTGGTACTGTCTTAGGAGATTTTTTAAACTCTGGTGGACAAATGACTTTATTAGATAACTTTTCATCACTTGGTGAAAGAACACCAGTTTGGGTACAAGGACTCATCATTGTTCCTATAACAATGGTTGCAAGTATTTTTGCACAAATTGGAGATTTAGTTGCATCAAGATTAAAACGTACATATAATATAAAGGATTTTGGAAATATTTTACCAGGACATGGTGGACTATTAGATAGGTTTGATTCAGTTTTATTTGTAGCATTATTTTTAACTTCAATATTCTTACTTATTTATAGGTTATTTCCTGCTGTCATCCTATGA
- the uppS gene encoding polyprenyl diphosphate synthase → MNNKNVPNHVAIILDGNGRWAKKRGQSRSFGHYMGGRNLFSVAKHAKEMGIQKLSVYAFSTENWKRPQEEVDYLMTKPIELYYKNKDKFNNIDYKITFSGRRDRFSKELLEVMTEMENLTKDYQGFVLNVCVDYGSYDEIITAVNKLDKPITRETFESELMVKEPVDLLIRTSGEMRISNFLLWQIAYAEFYFTKVHWPAFNKKQLEKAVKSYQKRQRRFGGLI, encoded by the coding sequence GTGAATAATAAAAATGTCCCTAATCATGTTGCGATCATCTTAGATGGTAACGGTAGATGGGCAAAAAAAAGAGGACAGTCAAGATCGTTTGGTCATTATATGGGTGGAAGAAATTTGTTTTCTGTAGCTAAACATGCAAAAGAAATGGGTATACAAAAATTATCTGTTTATGCTTTTAGCACGGAAAATTGGAAAAGACCTCAAGAAGAAGTTGACTATCTTATGACAAAGCCAATTGAACTATATTATAAAAATAAAGATAAATTTAATAATATAGATTATAAAATTACCTTTTCTGGAAGAAGAGATAGATTTAGTAAAGAATTATTAGAAGTTATGACTGAAATGGAAAATCTAACTAAAGATTATCAAGGTTTTGTTTTAAACGTTTGTGTTGATTATGGCAGTTATGATGAAATCATTACAGCTGTTAATAAATTAGATAAACCTATAACTAGAGAAACATTTGAATCTGAGCTTATGGTCAAAGAACCTGTAGACTTATTAATAAGAACTAGTGGAGAGATGAGAATATCAAATTTCTTATTATGGCAAATTGCTTATGCAGAATTTTATTTCACAAAAGTTCATTGGCCAGCATTTAACAAAAAACAACTTGAAAAAGCGGTTAAGTCTTATCAAAAAAGACAACGTCGTTTTGGAGGCTTAATATGA
- the frr gene encoding ribosome recycling factor gives MNHEQADLVLMDTEEHMEKSLHVLIKEFAQVRTGRANPALLDHVTVDYYGAPSPIRQISNVSVVEGSQLYIKPFDKSQLKTIETAIYASDLGLNPINDGIGIRLILPQPTEERRRELVKDVDKLAEHAKISVRNIRRDGNDHIKKLGLPEDDEKGYLADVQELTDTYVKKVEEELKVKTEELMKI, from the coding sequence ATGAATCACGAACAAGCTGATTTAGTGTTAATGGATACTGAAGAACATATGGAAAAATCTTTACATGTTTTAATAAAAGAATTCGCTCAAGTCAGAACTGGTAGAGCAAATCCTGCATTATTAGATCATGTTACAGTTGATTACTATGGGGCACCAAGTCCTATTAGACAAATATCAAATGTATCTGTTGTAGAAGGTAGTCAACTATATATCAAACCTTTTGATAAATCTCAATTAAAAACAATTGAAACAGCTATTTATGCTTCAGATTTAGGATTAAACCCAATTAACGATGGTATTGGTATCAGACTGATTTTACCTCAACCAACTGAAGAGCGTAGACGTGAATTAGTTAAAGATGTTGATAAACTTGCAGAACATGCGAAAATAAGCGTTAGAAATATTCGTCGCGACGGAAATGATCACATTAAAAAACTTGGATTACCCGAAGATGATGAAAAAGGTTATTTAGCTGATGTTCAAGAATTGACTGATACTTATGTTAAAAAAGTTGAAGAAGAACTAAAAGTTAAGACTGAGGAATTAATGAAAATATAA
- the pyrH gene encoding UMP kinase, translating to MYKRVILKISGEALKGDGTYGIHPITVKNIATEIKEIYELGVQIGIVVGAGNLWRGKTGEELGMDRAQADYMGMLGTIMNGLALQDALETLEVPTRVMTVLPVSAVAEPYIRRKAMRHFEKGRVLIFSGGTGSPFFSTDTAAALRAAELNADIILMAKNGIEGVYDKDPKKFSDAKMYHHITQLEVLKQKLEVMDQTAASMCGENKIDILVFNMNKAGNMKKAVLQENIGTLVKWEE from the coding sequence ATGTACAAAAGAGTAATCTTAAAGATAAGTGGAGAAGCTTTAAAAGGTGATGGAACGTATGGTATACATCCAATCACTGTAAAAAACATTGCTACAGAAATTAAAGAGATTTACGAATTAGGTGTACAAATTGGAATTGTTGTCGGCGCTGGTAATCTATGGCGTGGGAAAACTGGTGAAGAACTAGGTATGGACCGCGCACAAGCAGATTACATGGGTATGCTAGGAACAATTATGAATGGACTTGCCTTACAGGATGCCTTAGAAACACTAGAAGTACCAACAAGAGTTATGACAGTTTTACCTGTTAGTGCAGTTGCTGAACCTTATATAAGAAGAAAAGCAATGAGACATTTTGAAAAAGGTAGAGTTCTTATCTTTTCTGGTGGTACTGGTTCACCATTCTTCTCAACAGATACCGCAGCAGCTCTTAGAGCTGCAGAATTAAATGCTGATATCATCTTGATGGCGAAAAATGGTATTGAAGGTGTATATGATAAAGACCCTAAAAAATTTAGTGATGCTAAAATGTATCATCATATTACACAACTTGAAGTTTTAAAACAAAAATTAGAAGTTATGGATCAAACTGCCGCATCAATGTGCGGTGAAAATAAAATAGATATTTTAGTGTTCAATATGAATAAAGCAGGTAATATGAAAAAAGCTGTTTTACAAGAAAATATTGGAACACTTGTAAAATGGGAGGAATAA
- the tsf gene encoding translation elongation factor Ts translates to MMAVTAQMVKELRQRTGAGMLDCKKALEKNDGDIEKSIDFLREKGMASAAKKAGRIAAEGLCNVVLEGNQAVIYELNSETDFVSKNKQFLDLIDKVGSVLLASKATNTEEALAVSADGMTVETLLINATATIGEKLSLRRVSRIVKEDAQDFGAYKHMGGRIAVLAVLENQDEEVSKDMAMHIAAQNPKYLNRSQVDQETLEHEKHILTQQALLEGKPANIVEKMVVGRLNKYLKDICLVDQPFVKDPDQTVAQYLKSNKNNVLSFVRLEVGEGIEKKEEDFAAEVAAQIRK, encoded by the coding sequence ATTATGGCTGTAACAGCACAAATGGTAAAAGAATTAAGACAAAGAACTGGCGCTGGAATGTTAGATTGTAAAAAGGCGTTAGAAAAAAATGATGGTGACATCGAAAAATCTATAGATTTTTTAAGAGAAAAAGGTATGGCAAGCGCTGCTAAAAAAGCAGGAAGAATTGCTGCTGAAGGTTTATGTAATGTAGTTTTAGAAGGTAACCAAGCAGTAATATATGAGTTAAATTCAGAAACAGATTTTGTATCTAAAAATAAACAATTTTTAGACTTAATTGATAAAGTAGGATCAGTATTATTAGCTTCAAAAGCAACTAACACTGAAGAAGCTTTAGCTGTCTCTGCAGATGGTATGACAGTTGAAACTTTACTAATTAATGCAACTGCAACAATTGGTGAAAAATTATCTCTACGCCGTGTTTCAAGAATCGTTAAAGAAGATGCACAAGACTTTGGCGCTTACAAACATATGGGTGGTAGAATTGCAGTATTAGCAGTTTTAGAAAATCAAGATGAAGAAGTTTCTAAAGATATGGCAATGCATATTGCTGCTCAAAATCCTAAGTACTTAAACAGATCTCAAGTTGATCAAGAAACTTTAGAACATGAAAAACACATTTTAACTCAACAAGCATTATTAGAAGGAAAACCTGCTAATATCGTTGAAAAAATGGTTGTTGGACGTTTAAATAAATATTTAAAAGATATTTGTTTAGTTGACCAACCATTTGTTAAAGATCCTGACCAAACTGTTGCTCAATATTTAAAATCAAATAAAAACAACGTTTTATCTTTCGTAAGATTAGAAGTTGGAGAAGGTATTGAAAAGAAAGAAGAAGATTTCGCAGCAGAAGTAGCAGCACAAATCCGTAAATAA
- a CDS encoding Rho termination factor N-terminal domain-containing protein, protein MTVAQLRSLCKDRGISGYSTLKKAELIDVLK, encoded by the coding sequence ATGACTGTTGCTCAATTGCGTTCTTTATGTAAAGATCGTGGCATTTCCGGTTATTCAACCCTTAAAAAAGCAGAACTTATTGATGTACTAAAATAA
- the dut gene encoding dUTP diphosphatase produces MRKFEIVQAYKDYDVLAPRRATKHSAGYDLASVEDIVIKPGEIKMIPTGLKALIPDNEVLFIYPRSSLGLKKGLMMSNGVGVVDADYYNNENNEGHIMVPLYNFSKENASVEKGERVAQGVFVGFQKTIDDDPEHKQRLGGFGSSDKKVEKIKL; encoded by the coding sequence ATGAGAAAATTTGAAATTGTACAAGCGTATAAAGACTACGATGTGCTAGCTCCTAGACGCGCAACTAAACATAGTGCAGGATATGATTTAGCAAGTGTTGAAGATATTGTTATAAAACCAGGTGAAATCAAAATGATTCCAACAGGGTTAAAAGCACTTATTCCAGATAACGAAGTATTATTCATTTATCCAAGATCATCACTAGGACTAAAAAAAGGTTTAATGATGAGTAATGGAGTTGGTGTCGTGGATGCTGACTATTATAATAACGAGAATAATGAAGGACATATTATGGTCCCTTTATATAATTTTTCAAAAGAAAATGCATCAGTCGAAAAGGGTGAACGTGTAGCTCAAGGTGTGTTTGTTGGCTTTCAAAAAACAATAGATGATGATCCAGAGCATAAGCAAAGATTAGGTGGATTTGGAAGTAGCGATAAAAAAGTAGAAAAAATTAAGCTTTAA
- a CDS encoding NUDIX hydrolase yields MKPLGPIIIEEGIIQKPDKLRTTVRAVIVNDKHQILMVYSKLYNDYTFPGGGLKEDEDKTKALKRELREELGARKISILKNLGYIEEIKYGLFDQSSIYLQTSIYYLVRIESLGKQRLEYREKVHGIKPTWKNVVEVIEHNQSVMNDTNHTAYGLKTVLMREQIVLEKIKEMDL; encoded by the coding sequence ATGAAACCATTAGGACCGATAATTATCGAAGAAGGCATCATACAAAAACCGGATAAATTAAGAACAACCGTGAGAGCGGTTATTGTTAATGATAAACATCAAATTTTAATGGTATATTCTAAGCTTTATAATGATTATACATTTCCAGGTGGTGGGTTAAAAGAAGATGAAGATAAAACAAAAGCATTAAAAAGAGAATTAAGAGAAGAACTTGGAGCAAGAAAAATATCCATTCTTAAAAACTTAGGATATATTGAAGAAATTAAATATGGACTCTTTGATCAAAGTAGTATATATTTACAAACTTCAATATATTATTTAGTAAGAATTGAATCATTAGGTAAACAAAGACTAGAGTATAGAGAAAAAGTACATGGCATTAAACCTACATGGAAAAATGTTGTAGAAGTTATAGAACATAATCAAAGTGTCATGAATGATACAAACCATACAGCATATGGATTAAAGACTGTATTGATGCGTGAACAGATTGTTCTAGAAAAAATTAAGGAGATGGATTTATGA
- the xerA gene encoding site-specific tyrosine recombinase/integron integrase: MEYVEDFLNYMLIQKHYSENTVKGYQKDILDFHAFITKEELAADMLDATRERLARHFISHLDEKGLSKKTISRKISALRTFYDYLIKSNLIDVNIFTSVETPKIPKKLPSIINDDEMDMLFKSIDKTTPLGFRNYLMLDLLFSAGLRASELVNMTIKDINLAQEHILIHGKGSKDRYVPLHQHLVEDMKQYLTYIRPVLLAKGQDTHILYVFINYKGGHLTVRGLQLILKQIIKNSGETFKIHPHMLRHAFATTLLNHGADLRVVQELLGHEHLKSTQIYTHVSSETIKEKYKDMHPRMIKK; encoded by the coding sequence TTGGAGTATGTAGAAGATTTTTTGAATTATATGTTAATTCAAAAGCATTATTCTGAAAATACTGTAAAAGGGTATCAAAAAGATATTCTTGATTTTCATGCGTTTATCACCAAAGAAGAGCTAGCCGCAGATATGCTTGATGCAACAAGAGAAAGACTTGCAAGACATTTTATCTCGCATTTAGATGAAAAAGGATTAAGCAAAAAAACAATTTCTAGAAAGATATCTGCATTAAGAACTTTCTATGATTACTTAATAAAAAGCAATTTAATTGATGTAAATATTTTTACTTCAGTTGAAACCCCTAAAATACCTAAAAAATTACCATCAATCATCAATGATGATGAAATGGATATGCTTTTTAAATCTATAGATAAAACGACTCCATTAGGTTTTCGTAATTATTTGATGCTTGATCTACTGTTTAGCGCAGGATTAAGAGCATCTGAACTTGTTAATATGACGATTAAAGATATTAATTTAGCACAAGAACACATATTAATTCATGGAAAAGGTTCAAAAGATAGATATGTTCCACTTCATCAGCATTTAGTTGAAGATATGAAACAATATCTAACATATATAAGACCAGTATTACTGGCTAAAGGTCAAGATACTCATATTTTATATGTATTTATTAATTACAAAGGTGGGCATTTAACAGTTAGAGGACTACAACTCATCTTAAAACAAATCATAAAAAATTCAGGTGAGACATTTAAAATTCACCCACATATGTTAAGACACGCATTTGCAACTACACTTTTAAATCACGGAGCTGATTTAAGAGTTGTACAGGAATTATTAGGGCATGAACACTTAAAATCAACACAAATATACACACATGTCTCCAGTGAAACAATTAAAGAGAAATACAAAGACATGCACCCAAGGATGATAAAAAAATGA
- the trmFO gene encoding methylenetetrahydrofolate--tRNA-(uracil(54)-C(5))-methyltransferase (FADH(2)-oxidizing) TrmFO, with protein sequence MVKIIGAGLAGVEAAYYLANKGIKVKLYEMRPKKMTPAHQSGRFAELVCSNSLRSNDIANAVGLLKREMQSFNSLVMQAAYYAQVPAGSSLAVDREMFSTYIEEKIKNHEHIEVILDEAKDIDINQYTIIAAGPLASDDLFESISKLLNQEHLHFFDAIAPIIDFDSINMDVAYLKSRYDKGEAAYINCPMNEEEYDKFYDALINADTVEQKDFEKNVFEGCMPAEVMASRGKQTLLFGPLKPVGLGLEGKDRPHAVVQLRQDDFQKTMYNIVGFQTHLTWPAQKKVIQLIPGLENAKIVRYGVMHRNTYIESPKVLNASFQVKDYPKLFFAGQISGVEGYVESAASGLNAAIQLVSLLKYDKLCPLPVNTMMGAMAHYISSYNRSFVPMNANLGLLPELGYKHKKKERKMLYANRALKELDEFKEENAWSM encoded by the coding sequence ATGGTAAAAATAATTGGTGCAGGACTTGCAGGCGTAGAGGCTGCATACTATCTTGCAAATAAAGGCATAAAAGTAAAACTATATGAAATGAGACCTAAAAAAATGACCCCAGCACATCAATCGGGTCGTTTTGCAGAATTGGTTTGTTCAAACTCTTTGCGATCTAATGATATCGCTAATGCTGTTGGTTTATTGAAACGTGAGATGCAAAGCTTCAATTCACTTGTTATGCAAGCTGCATATTATGCACAAGTCCCAGCAGGCTCTAGTTTAGCTGTTGATCGAGAAATGTTTTCAACATATATTGAAGAAAAGATTAAAAATCATGAACATATAGAAGTTATATTAGATGAAGCTAAAGATATTGATATTAATCAGTATACGATTATTGCTGCAGGACCTCTTGCAAGTGATGATTTATTTGAATCTATTAGTAAATTATTAAATCAAGAGCATTTGCATTTTTTTGATGCAATTGCTCCAATTATAGATTTTGATTCAATAAATATGGATGTTGCATATTTAAAATCTAGATATGATAAAGGTGAAGCGGCTTATATTAATTGTCCGATGAATGAAGAAGAGTATGATAAATTTTATGATGCGTTAATAAATGCAGATACTGTAGAACAAAAAGATTTTGAAAAAAATGTTTTTGAAGGATGTATGCCAGCAGAAGTTATGGCATCACGAGGGAAACAAACACTTTTATTTGGACCATTAAAACCAGTAGGTCTTGGTTTAGAAGGCAAAGACAGACCTCATGCAGTTGTTCAACTTAGACAAGATGATTTTCAAAAAACGATGTATAACATAGTAGGATTTCAAACCCATTTGACATGGCCAGCACAAAAGAAAGTTATTCAGTTAATTCCTGGATTAGAAAACGCTAAAATTGTTAGATATGGAGTTATGCATAGAAATACATACATTGAAAGCCCTAAAGTTTTAAATGCTAGTTTTCAAGTTAAAGACTATCCTAAATTGTTTTTTGCAGGACAAATTTCAGGAGTAGAAGGATATGTTGAATCAGCAGCATCTGGATTAAATGCTGCAATCCAATTGGTATCACTACTTAAATATGATAAACTTTGTCCACTTCCAGTTAATACAATGATGGGTGCGATGGCACATTATATCTCATCATACAATAGATCATTTGTTCCTATGAACGCTAATTTAGGATTACTTCCTGAATTGGGATATAAACATAAGAAAAAAGAGAGAAAAATGCTTTATGCCAATAGAGCATTAAAAGAGTTAGATGAATTTAAGGAGGAAAACGCTTGGAGTATGTAG
- a CDS encoding folate family ECF transporter S component produces the protein MKKSKELQKLVLASSLVAISIVIDVFFKQILSFNNFGVPFYAIPIIYGSIILGPLYGLIMGYVSDLVGFVAFPNGAYAFIFALGAMLWGFIPGLFLYKKFDKVKLVIVVAITHILVTIANTIGLLAFLSVETALASLTIRLAMIPVNVVIITLLVSSLYQKLLPVLVDMQIKNSNELKESKSI, from the coding sequence ATGAAGAAAAGTAAGGAATTACAAAAGCTAGTTTTAGCTTCATCTTTGGTTGCAATCTCTATTGTGATTGATGTGTTTTTTAAACAAATCTTAAGTTTTAATAATTTTGGAGTGCCATTTTATGCGATTCCAATTATTTATGGATCAATTATTCTAGGCCCTTTATATGGCTTAATTATGGGATATGTTTCTGATCTTGTAGGATTTGTTGCATTTCCTAATGGTGCTTATGCATTCATATTTGCGCTTGGTGCAATGCTTTGGGGATTTATTCCAGGATTATTTTTATATAAGAAATTTGATAAAGTTAAGTTAGTCATTGTAGTTGCAATCACACATATATTAGTGACGATCGCAAATACAATCGGCCTATTAGCATTCTTATCTGTAGAAACCGCACTTGCAAGTTTAACCATAAGATTAGCGATGATTCCAGTTAATGTTGTTATTATCACTTTATTGGTCTCAAGTCTTTATCAGAAACTACTTCCGGTATTGGTTGATATGCAAATTAAAAATTCAAATGAACTAAAGGAATCAAAAAGCATATAA
- a CDS encoding uracil-DNA glycosylase yields MTWDLFIEQESHKAYYKSLMDFIKSEELTHDILPPKGYRLSCFNLTPYKDIKVVILGQDPYHNYHQAHGLAFSVLNDKYPPSLKNIYKELISDLGVSYPKTGNLTSWAKQGVFLLNTVLTVRAHEPLSHQKKGWEIFTLEAIKEINKKNDGVVFILWGNHAIRFSKYIDSSKHKIITSVHPSPLSARRGFFGSKPFSKTNEYLKSYGYEPINWDLS; encoded by the coding sequence ATGACTTGGGATTTATTTATCGAACAAGAATCACATAAAGCATATTATAAATCATTAATGGATTTTATAAAAAGTGAAGAACTTACACATGACATTCTACCTCCAAAGGGGTATAGATTGTCATGTTTTAATTTAACACCGTACAAAGATATTAAAGTCGTTATTTTGGGTCAAGATCCATATCATAATTATCATCAAGCTCATGGACTTGCTTTTAGTGTGTTAAATGATAAGTATCCACCAAGTTTAAAAAATATTTATAAAGAGTTAATCTCTGATCTAGGAGTTTCTTATCCGAAAACAGGAAATTTAACATCATGGGCTAAACAGGGTGTATTTCTTTTAAATACTGTTTTAACTGTAAGAGCACATGAACCATTATCTCATCAGAAAAAAGGATGGGAGATATTTACTTTAGAAGCGATTAAAGAGATTAATAAAAAAAATGATGGTGTTGTTTTCATTTTATGGGGGAATCATGCAATTCGTTTTTCTAAGTATATTGATTCATCTAAGCATAAAATTATAACATCTGTTCACCCTTCACCACTATCAGCAAGACGTGGATTCTTTGGATCTAAACCTTTTTCAAAGACAAATGAATATCTTAAATCTTATGGATATGAACCAATCAATTGGGATTTAAGTTAA
- a CDS encoding signal peptidase I, with translation MDKKPNKTYHIIKTVLFYVVTLFLLAYVSVSLFLPDKVIDILGFQVTSISTATESMRPNIEPGDIIVLKRISEDDIEENDIISFFNYARGTDQNGATVWVKIRIVHRIIDIDDTTGAYITQGDNNTAIDTIYDENGNITDLTYDQVIGGYVFRVPFVGTVITGLRNPVLIGLLIVNIGIVVVIVKLLKKKDPENSEEDQEVIEEGVK, from the coding sequence ATGGACAAGAAGCCTAATAAAACTTATCACATCATAAAAACAGTTTTATTTTATGTAGTTACTTTGTTTTTACTAGCTTATGTATCAGTAAGTCTTTTCTTACCAGATAAAGTTATTGATATTCTTGGATTTCAAGTAACTTCAATTTCCACAGCTACCGAATCTATGAGACCAAACATAGAGCCAGGTGATATTATCGTTTTAAAAAGAATATCAGAAGATGATATTGAAGAGAACGATATCATATCATTTTTCAATTATGCCAGAGGCACAGATCAAAATGGTGCAACTGTATGGGTTAAAATAAGAATCGTCCATAGAATCATTGATATTGATGATACAACTGGGGCATATATTACGCAAGGTGATAACAATACAGCAATTGATACAATTTATGATGAAAACGGGAATATCACTGATTTAACATATGATCAAGTTATTGGTGGTTATGTCTTTAGAGTTCCATTTGTTGGAACAGTTATTACAGGATTAAGAAATCCGGTTTTAATTGGACTTCTAATTGTTAATATAGGTATAGTCGTTGTTATTGTTAAACTGCTAAAGAAAAAAGATCCTGAAAATTCAGAAGAAGATCAAGAAGTTATAGAAGAAGGCGTTAAGTAA